One Keratinibaculum paraultunense genomic window carries:
- the flgC gene encoding flagellar basal body rod protein FlgC — MGIFDSINISASALAAEKTRIDIINKNIANANTTRATGGMPYRRQMVVFEEDKNKPFSYYLEKQSNKFNGQGVKIREVVEDDSPFRLVYEPGHPDANEDGYVMLPNVEIMKEMVDMIDAQRAYEVNITAMNANKAMLMKALDIGRR; from the coding sequence ATGGGTATATTTGATTCAATTAATATTAGTGCTTCTGCACTAGCGGCAGAAAAGACTCGAATTGATATAATAAATAAAAATATTGCAAATGCAAATACAACAAGGGCAACAGGGGGTATGCCATATAGGAGACAGATGGTAGTATTTGAAGAAGATAAAAATAAACCTTTTTCATATTACTTAGAAAAGCAGAGCAATAAATTTAATGGTCAAGGAGTAAAAATAAGAGAAGTAGTAGAGGATGATAGTCCTTTTAGACTAGTATATGAACCTGGACATCCTGATGCTAATGAAGATGGATATGTAATGTTACCTAATGTTGAAATTATGAAAGAAATGGTGGATATGATAGATGCACAAAGGGCTTATGAAGTTAATATTACTGCTATGAATGCAAATAAGGCTATGTTAATGAAGGCATTAGATATAGGTAGGAGGTAG